The following are encoded together in the Sandaracinaceae bacterium genome:
- a CDS encoding acyl-CoA dehydrogenase, whose amino-acid sequence MSASSSAPSSTNPLVDDAFIDLLLYEHLDAVALTELPAFADHSRETFDLYLAAVRRFAREELFPTYRPMDQEPPVLRDGTVVTHPSLPHLFRSMVDLGVMTATRPESVGGQQLPQLVATLATSYLMAGNLSAYGYVGLTHGAAHLIEAYGTEALKDAYMKPMYAGEWNGTMALTEPHAGSSLGDVTTRATPTAAGHHLIRGSKIFISGADNTMVDNVVHLTLARIEGAPPGSAGISLFAVPKKRLEGGRLVPNDVRVSQVIHKIGWKGLPSTALEYGDEGDCHGYLVGEEHRGLRYMFQMMNEARLMVGMNGAATASVAYHEARLYALSRPQGRGLGQLPSSPVVPIVQHADVRRMLLRQKAIVEGSLALLATTARFADVAQHGADEATRERAQALLDLLTPIAKTFPAERGFDANALAVQVLGGYGYTSEYLPESYLRDQRLNSIHEGTTGIQSLDLLGRKLGARGGAGLFALAQEVRGTLQAAVSHDVPSELVTAVGDAAQVLEKLVGELLARGQRGDTEGMLAHSADFLDLMGTFVVAWQWLALYVVAQRSTQAGATQHAVRDDALRCTAQYFINTELPRVQLLAALCRNAEDSYVKMRPEWFA is encoded by the coding sequence ATGTCCGCCTCGAGCTCCGCGCCCTCGTCCACCAACCCGCTCGTCGATGACGCCTTCATCGACCTCCTGCTGTACGAGCACCTCGATGCCGTGGCGCTGACCGAGCTCCCCGCCTTCGCCGACCACTCGCGCGAGACCTTCGACCTCTACCTGGCCGCCGTGCGCCGCTTTGCGCGCGAGGAGCTGTTCCCCACGTACCGGCCCATGGACCAAGAGCCGCCCGTGCTGCGTGACGGCACGGTGGTCACGCACCCGAGCCTGCCGCACCTGTTCCGCAGCATGGTGGACCTGGGCGTCATGACGGCCACGCGCCCCGAGAGCGTGGGCGGGCAGCAGCTGCCGCAGCTGGTGGCCACGCTGGCCACGTCGTACCTCATGGCGGGCAACCTGAGCGCTTACGGCTACGTGGGGCTCACACACGGGGCGGCGCACCTGATCGAGGCCTACGGCACCGAGGCCCTCAAGGACGCGTACATGAAGCCCATGTACGCGGGCGAGTGGAACGGCACCATGGCCCTCACGGAGCCGCATGCGGGCAGCAGCCTGGGCGATGTGACCACGCGCGCCACGCCGACCGCGGCGGGCCACCACCTGATCCGCGGCAGCAAGATCTTCATCTCGGGCGCGGACAACACCATGGTGGACAACGTGGTGCACCTGACGCTGGCGCGCATCGAGGGGGCGCCGCCCGGCAGCGCGGGCATCTCGCTGTTTGCCGTGCCCAAGAAGCGCCTCGAGGGCGGGCGGCTGGTGCCCAACGACGTGCGCGTGTCGCAGGTCATCCACAAGATCGGCTGGAAGGGCCTGCCCAGCACCGCGCTCGAGTACGGCGACGAGGGCGACTGCCATGGCTATCTGGTGGGCGAGGAGCACCGCGGCCTGCGCTACATGTTCCAGATGATGAACGAGGCGCGCCTGATGGTGGGCATGAACGGCGCGGCCACGGCCTCGGTGGCCTATCACGAGGCGCGGCTGTATGCGCTCTCGCGGCCACAGGGGCGTGGGCTCGGTCAGCTGCCCTCGTCGCCGGTGGTGCCCATCGTCCAGCACGCGGACGTGCGGCGCATGCTGCTGCGCCAGAAGGCCATCGTGGAGGGCAGCCTGGCGCTGCTGGCCACCACCGCGCGCTTCGCCGACGTGGCCCAGCACGGTGCCGACGAGGCCACGCGCGAGCGGGCTCAGGCGCTGCTGGACCTGCTCACGCCCATCGCCAAGACCTTTCCGGCCGAGCGCGGCTTCGACGCCAACGCGCTGGCCGTGCAGGTGCTGGGCGGGTACGGCTACACCAGCGAGTACCTGCCGGAGAGCTACCTGCGCGACCAGCGCCTGAACAGCATCCACGAAGGCACCACGGGCATCCAGTCGCTGGACCTGCTGGGCCGCAAGCTGGGCGCGCGCGGCGGGGCAGGGCTGTTCGCGCTGGCCCAAGAGGTGCGCGGAACGCTGCAGGCCGCCGTGAGCCACGACGTGCCGAGCGAGCTGGTGACTGCCGTGGGCGACGCCGCGCAGGTGCTGGAGAAGCTGGTGGGCGAGCTGCTGGCCCGCGGTCAGCGCGGCGACACGGAGGGCATGCTGGCGCACAGCGCCGACTTCCTGGACCTGATGGGCACCTTCGTGGTGGCGTGGCAGTGGCTGGCGCTCTACGTGGTGGCGCAGCGCTCCACGCAGGCCGGGGCCACGCAGCACGCGGTGCGTGATGACGCCCTGCGCTGCACGGCGCAGTACTTCATCAACACCGAGCTGCCGCGCGTGCAGCTCTTGGCCGCGCTCTGCCGCAACGCCGAGGACTCGTATGTGAAGATGCGCCCGGAGTGGTTCGCGTGA
- a CDS encoding HAD hydrolase-like protein produces MHTTRPTVLLFDIDGTLLKTGGAGRRSMRQAFADVCGRPDALDGMDFRGMTDPLIFEGGLLAAQMEPTEALVSALADAYLRALAHEVPASPEYEVLPGVRELLASLSGRDWLAMGLGTGNCEAGARTKLTRGELWHHFGFGGFGDDHRDRVELIRAGATRGASALRAPLQACRVVVIGDTPKDALAARGIDAACLGVLTGGHTEAELRDAGAEWVVPDLCHPSVIPTLLDEP; encoded by the coding sequence ATGCACACCACGCGGCCCACGGTGCTGCTGTTCGACATCGACGGCACGCTGCTGAAGACCGGCGGGGCAGGGCGGCGCAGCATGCGCCAGGCCTTCGCGGACGTCTGTGGGCGCCCCGACGCGCTAGACGGCATGGACTTTCGCGGCATGACCGACCCGCTGATCTTCGAGGGCGGACTGCTCGCCGCTCAGATGGAGCCCACCGAGGCTCTCGTGTCCGCGCTGGCCGACGCCTACCTGCGCGCGCTCGCGCACGAGGTGCCCGCTTCGCCCGAGTACGAGGTGCTGCCCGGGGTGCGCGAGCTGCTGGCCAGCTTGTCGGGCCGCGACTGGCTGGCCATGGGCCTGGGCACCGGCAACTGCGAGGCCGGCGCGCGCACCAAGCTCACGCGCGGCGAGCTCTGGCACCACTTCGGCTTCGGCGGCTTCGGTGACGACCACCGCGACCGCGTGGAGCTGATTCGGGCGGGCGCCACGCGGGGTGCGAGCGCGCTGCGAGCCCCGCTGCAGGCCTGCCGCGTGGTCGTCATCGGTGACACGCCGAAGGACGCGCTCGCCGCGCGGGGCATCGACGCCGCGTGCCTGGGTGTGCTCACGGGCGGCCACACGGAGGCCGAGCTGCGCGACGCCGGGGCCGAGTGGGTGGTGCCCGACCTGTGCCACCCGAGCGTGATCCCCACGCTGCTGGACGAGCCGTAG
- a CDS encoding metallophosphoesterase has translation MKLTRLVISDLHLANGQKLGEPNPMEDFFHDERFTELLEHYDREHGQTGGVELILNGDIFDLLKIKIDGVWPLEITEHVAIEKLRPCLEGHPRFVHALKRFMDNPENRITYLPGNHDLEMWFPGAQELFCRYVAPGSAAERVRFITGSDTYYLPEGIQVRHGHQFERIHRVDYQEMTRKRRDGTEILFLPWGTLWILEVLNPLKELRSHIDRIQPLSRFIWGSLVFDPRIALTFFWRSTVYFLRHRVFALAAWTDRIRKLPSMVREDLLELGGGYNAHAERALRKVRGVHTLIVGHSHQPRYKPFADGKLLVNTGTWVKMINLDLKHLGQATGLTYAVIEYEDTGRPRTSLMRWIGRQLPCEPVPYSE, from the coding sequence ATGAAGCTCACGCGACTCGTCATCAGCGACCTGCACCTGGCCAACGGCCAGAAGCTGGGCGAGCCCAACCCGATGGAGGACTTCTTCCACGACGAGCGCTTCACCGAGCTGCTGGAGCACTACGACCGCGAGCACGGGCAGACGGGCGGCGTGGAGCTGATCCTGAACGGCGACATCTTCGACCTGCTGAAGATCAAGATCGACGGGGTGTGGCCGCTCGAGATCACCGAGCACGTGGCCATCGAGAAGCTGCGGCCCTGCCTCGAAGGACACCCGCGCTTCGTGCATGCGCTCAAGCGCTTCATGGACAACCCCGAGAACCGCATCACCTACCTGCCGGGCAACCACGACCTCGAGATGTGGTTCCCGGGCGCGCAGGAGCTGTTCTGCCGCTACGTGGCCCCCGGCAGCGCCGCCGAGCGCGTGCGCTTCATCACGGGCTCCGACACCTACTACCTGCCCGAGGGCATCCAGGTGCGCCACGGCCACCAGTTCGAGCGCATCCACCGCGTGGACTACCAGGAGATGACCCGCAAGCGCCGCGACGGGACCGAGATCCTGTTCCTGCCGTGGGGCACGCTGTGGATCCTCGAGGTGCTCAACCCGCTGAAGGAGCTGCGCAGCCACATCGACCGCATCCAGCCGCTGTCGCGCTTCATCTGGGGCTCGCTGGTGTTCGACCCGCGCATCGCGCTCACGTTCTTCTGGCGCTCCACGGTGTACTTCCTGCGGCACCGCGTGTTCGCCCTGGCCGCGTGGACCGACCGCATCCGCAAGCTCCCCAGCATGGTGCGCGAAGACCTGCTGGAGCTGGGCGGCGGCTACAACGCCCACGCCGAGCGCGCGCTGCGCAAGGTGCGCGGGGTGCACACGCTGATCGTCGGGCACAGCCACCAGCCGCGCTACAAGCCCTTCGCCGACGGCAAGCTGCTGGTGAACACGGGGACGTGGGTGAAGATGATCAACCTGGACCTGAAGCACCTGGGGCAGGCCACGGGGTTGACGTATGCGGTGATCGAGTACGAAGACACGGGGCGGCCGCGCACCTCGCTCATGCGCTGGATTGGCCGGCAGCTGCCCTGCGAGCCGGTGCCGTACAGCGAATGA
- a CDS encoding IPT/TIG domain-containing protein — MRAPSTIAHVAARAQASVTLRAVCALAPWLLVLGLTGTGCRVITLDQPPPLGNPTPRDAGPQDLGGFPDAGPMGLLLDRVEPPHGPFSGDQEVTLRGVGFTPNSVVTFAGVTLPANDTRYVDGNRIRVLTPASAPGPAEVSVRSGERVSTLAAGYVYDSLALDPTRGSVAGGTRIEITGLGASFSDTDEVRLGGVPCSAIEVPSPSRLVCLAPAAPPGTVDVSYRAAGSEPIVLTAAFTYFDASDPIAGGLGGGVIQGSVNVTVISRFTGGALPEAFVMLGTQLPAQVSGRTDIRGQVTLSAVGLAGPQTLTVAAYCHEKTTIVDFDAASVTVFLEPWLDVGCVEIVLGEMMMGFPRVGIARNGAFIEGELRFPGPNEHAPNGWDSLPTPRAGEVRVAYVQTTTACATCRNIAPGGPAGTSDRITEDMQGVRGNPFRIASRASALAVFAIAGIENTQTGQFAPYVMGMRRGVLLGPEQTLSNVELQMNIPLDQPLDIELSGLPAPSSRGPDRFVVRATLDLGGEGFLRPFARLNALDEVVRLSSEGIIRLVAQPPLTGPLFDGRYFVDAAWVTGATLDNPSTHVVRSGVRPLGGSVSLAGFVGLPEVTAPTYGQLLPADRILRWDVTGPEPDVWMIYVEGSDGNAQWRHFVRGDARQAPLPDLSAEDEIADVSPGPLRITIYGINVADFDFDSFTYSSLSSQRWSAWSVDTIVAQR; from the coding sequence ATGCGCGCGCCCAGCACCATAGCCCACGTCGCCGCGCGGGCCCAAGCCTCCGTCACCCTGCGCGCGGTGTGTGCGCTCGCGCCTTGGCTGCTGGTGTTGGGGCTCACGGGCACGGGTTGCCGCGTCATCACGCTGGACCAGCCGCCGCCGCTGGGGAACCCCACCCCCCGTGACGCCGGCCCGCAAGACTTGGGCGGCTTTCCCGATGCCGGCCCGATGGGCCTGCTGCTGGACCGTGTAGAGCCGCCCCACGGGCCCTTCTCGGGCGACCAAGAGGTCACCCTGCGCGGTGTGGGCTTCACGCCCAACAGCGTGGTCACCTTCGCGGGCGTGACCCTGCCGGCCAACGACACGCGCTACGTGGACGGCAACCGCATCCGCGTGCTCACGCCCGCCTCGGCGCCGGGCCCCGCAGAGGTGTCCGTGCGCAGCGGCGAGCGGGTGTCCACGCTGGCCGCGGGCTACGTCTACGACTCCTTGGCGCTCGACCCCACGCGCGGCAGCGTGGCGGGCGGCACGCGCATCGAGATCACGGGCCTCGGCGCCTCGTTCTCGGACACCGACGAGGTGCGCCTCGGCGGCGTGCCCTGCAGCGCCATCGAGGTGCCGTCGCCCAGCCGCCTGGTGTGCCTGGCTCCCGCCGCGCCCCCGGGCACCGTGGACGTCAGCTACCGCGCGGCGGGCAGCGAGCCCATCGTGCTCACGGCGGCGTTCACCTACTTCGACGCGTCGGACCCCATCGCGGGCGGCCTCGGCGGCGGCGTCATCCAGGGCAGCGTCAACGTCACCGTCATCAGCCGCTTCACGGGCGGCGCGCTGCCCGAGGCGTTCGTCATGCTGGGCACGCAGCTGCCCGCGCAGGTGTCGGGGCGCACGGACATCCGCGGGCAGGTCACGCTCAGCGCGGTGGGCCTCGCTGGGCCCCAGACCCTCACGGTGGCGGCCTACTGCCACGAGAAGACCACCATCGTGGACTTCGATGCCGCCAGCGTCACCGTCTTCCTCGAGCCCTGGCTGGACGTGGGCTGCGTGGAGATCGTGCTCGGCGAGATGATGATGGGCTTCCCGCGCGTGGGCATCGCCCGCAACGGGGCCTTCATCGAGGGCGAGCTGCGCTTCCCGGGCCCCAACGAGCACGCCCCCAACGGCTGGGACAGCCTGCCCACCCCTCGCGCCGGAGAGGTGCGCGTGGCCTACGTGCAGACCACCACCGCCTGCGCCACGTGTCGCAACATCGCGCCCGGCGGCCCGGCGGGCACCAGCGACCGCATCACCGAAGACATGCAGGGCGTGCGTGGCAACCCGTTCCGCATCGCGTCGCGCGCCTCGGCGCTGGCGGTCTTCGCCATCGCGGGCATCGAGAACACGCAGACCGGGCAGTTCGCTCCCTATGTCATGGGCATGCGGCGAGGCGTGCTGCTGGGGCCCGAGCAGACGCTCAGCAACGTCGAGCTGCAGATGAACATCCCGCTGGACCAGCCGCTGGACATCGAGCTCTCCGGCTTGCCCGCGCCCAGCTCGCGCGGGCCGGACCGCTTCGTGGTGCGCGCCACGCTCGACTTGGGCGGCGAAGGCTTCCTGCGGCCCTTCGCGCGCCTGAACGCGCTCGACGAAGTGGTTCGGCTGAGCAGCGAGGGCATCATCCGGCTGGTGGCGCAGCCGCCGCTCACCGGGCCCCTGTTCGATGGGCGCTACTTCGTGGACGCCGCCTGGGTCACCGGGGCCACGCTGGACAACCCCTCCACGCACGTGGTGCGCAGCGGCGTGCGCCCGCTCGGTGGCTCGGTCAGCCTGGCGGGCTTCGTGGGCTTGCCCGAGGTCACTGCACCCACCTACGGGCAGCTGTTGCCCGCAGACCGCATCTTGCGCTGGGACGTCACGGGCCCCGAGCCCGACGTCTGGATGATCTACGTGGAGGGCAGCGACGGCAACGCGCAGTGGCGCCACTTCGTGCGGGGCGACGCGCGTCAGGCCCCGTTGCCGGACCTCTCCGCCGAAGACGAAATCGCGGACGTCAGCCCCGGGCCGCTGCGCATCACCATCTACGGCATCAACGTGGCCGACTTCGACTTCGACTCCTTCACCTACTCGTCCCTCTCCTCGCAGCGCTGGTCCGCGTGGTCGGTGGACACCATCGTGGCGCAACGATGA
- a CDS encoding IgGFc-binding protein has protein sequence MTLRTVLALLTLAAGLPACGAPAPSQPDTGPVTGFVCERAGQTGCDQGAFVTCVGSGAFLRAERDECGDRGQVCVASLGCRVCDPQVPLCQGNQPGVCRADGSAVDLMPACPPERVCNDGACVNACSLADLQQSYVGCEFFAIDLDNAALGGGRDASSQQFAVVVSNPGAASSAVVVEVNDALPGQPPVLREVASSLVLPGDLEVFELPRREVDGSSSNAPCDVTARECRGAEVCVCSADDTIAPCFCRVDAESGGQNDGTHTAITSHAYRITSDQPIVAYQFNPLDNVSVFSNDASLLLPARALTASYTVVSWPQTIADSDCPPEMPCPDIDFDTSSRDEGLRAFLTIVAPEANTQVTITLGPDIVRVLPGSGVPMGLAGDTLVATLGAFDVLNLETAGFMADFTGSYVSASKPVGVFVGSEASDAPMFETYANRQCCADHLEEQLFGDGTLGTQYVIARMPGRAAALNVAFVDPTLDSVAVGNEVEYVRVIAVQDDTEITTTLPPPDDRFVLDARESRLLDATRDFELFSTTGRPVSVLQALPSQQAVGIPSSPVRYPGGDPSIIMVPPIEQYRSEYVFLTPDRYAFDFVVIVAPSAAEVRLDGEELRARGCSVSSADGLMRGPSDPPSTRLIYRCQLSFPEVERDVVRAGMQDDGVHRLEANAPVGLVVYGFDAFVSYAYAGGLNLQPIFE, from the coding sequence ATGACCCTCCGCACCGTCCTCGCCTTGCTGACGTTGGCCGCCGGCCTGCCCGCCTGTGGAGCCCCAGCCCCCAGCCAACCGGACACGGGCCCGGTCACCGGCTTCGTGTGCGAGCGGGCGGGGCAGACCGGCTGCGACCAGGGAGCCTTCGTCACCTGTGTGGGATCGGGGGCTTTCCTGCGCGCCGAGCGCGACGAGTGCGGCGACCGCGGTCAGGTCTGCGTGGCCTCGCTGGGCTGCCGCGTGTGCGACCCGCAGGTCCCTCTGTGCCAGGGCAACCAGCCGGGCGTCTGCCGCGCGGACGGCTCGGCTGTGGACTTGATGCCGGCCTGTCCCCCGGAGCGCGTGTGCAACGACGGCGCGTGCGTGAACGCGTGCAGCCTGGCCGACCTCCAGCAGAGCTACGTGGGCTGCGAGTTCTTCGCCATCGACCTCGACAATGCTGCGCTCGGAGGCGGCCGCGACGCCTCGTCGCAGCAGTTCGCGGTGGTGGTGTCCAACCCCGGGGCCGCGTCGTCCGCCGTGGTCGTGGAGGTCAACGACGCGTTGCCTGGCCAGCCTCCGGTCCTGCGCGAGGTGGCCAGTTCGCTGGTGCTGCCCGGTGACCTCGAGGTCTTCGAGCTTCCGCGCCGTGAGGTGGACGGCAGCAGCAGCAACGCCCCCTGCGACGTCACCGCGCGCGAGTGCCGCGGCGCCGAGGTGTGCGTCTGCTCGGCGGACGACACCATCGCCCCGTGCTTCTGCCGCGTGGACGCCGAGTCCGGCGGACAGAACGACGGCACGCACACGGCCATCACGTCGCACGCGTACCGCATCACCAGCGACCAGCCCATCGTCGCCTACCAGTTCAACCCGCTCGACAACGTGTCCGTGTTCAGCAACGACGCGTCGCTGTTGCTGCCCGCGCGCGCGCTCACGGCGTCGTACACGGTGGTCTCGTGGCCGCAGACCATCGCAGACTCGGACTGTCCGCCCGAGATGCCGTGCCCGGACATCGACTTCGACACGTCGTCTCGTGATGAGGGTCTGCGCGCCTTCCTGACCATCGTGGCCCCCGAGGCCAACACGCAGGTCACCATCACGCTCGGTCCGGACATCGTGCGCGTGCTGCCGGGTAGCGGCGTGCCCATGGGCCTGGCAGGCGACACGCTGGTGGCCACGCTGGGCGCCTTCGACGTGCTCAACCTGGAGACCGCCGGGTTCATGGCCGACTTCACCGGGTCCTACGTGAGCGCCAGCAAGCCGGTGGGCGTGTTCGTGGGGAGCGAGGCATCGGACGCGCCCATGTTCGAGACCTACGCCAACCGTCAGTGCTGCGCCGACCACTTGGAAGAGCAGCTCTTCGGGGACGGAACGCTCGGCACGCAGTACGTCATCGCGCGCATGCCCGGGCGGGCCGCCGCGCTGAACGTGGCCTTCGTGGACCCCACTCTGGACAGCGTGGCCGTGGGCAACGAGGTGGAGTACGTGCGCGTCATCGCGGTGCAGGACGACACCGAGATCACCACCACGCTCCCGCCTCCGGACGACCGCTTCGTGCTGGACGCGCGCGAGTCCCGCCTGCTGGACGCCACGCGCGACTTCGAGCTGTTCAGCACCACGGGGCGGCCCGTGTCCGTGCTGCAGGCCCTCCCCAGCCAGCAGGCGGTGGGCATCCCCAGCTCGCCCGTCCGCTATCCGGGCGGTGACCCATCCATCATCATGGTGCCGCCCATCGAGCAGTACCGCAGCGAGTACGTGTTCCTCACGCCGGACCGCTACGCCTTCGACTTCGTGGTCATCGTGGCGCCCAGCGCCGCCGAGGTGCGCCTCGACGGTGAAGAGCTGCGCGCGCGCGGGTGCAGCGTGTCCTCGGCCGATGGCCTGATGCGCGGGCCCTCGGACCCCCCTTCCACGCGCCTGATCTACCGCTGCCAGCTGAGCTTCCCCGAGGTGGAGCGCGACGTGGTGCGCGCCGGCATGCAGGACGACGGCGTTCATCGCCTGGAAGCCAATGCTCCCGTGGGCCTCGTGGTCTATGGCTTCGACGCGTTCGTGAGCTACGCGTACGCGGGCGGCCTGAACCTCCAGCCCATCTTCGAGTGA
- a CDS encoding TonB family protein — protein sequence MRLPSLDTTSLILALTLFASVVAHAGVHYSLGVLAKAQALEALLREREAASRRGDGRAVLEFELSDDQRPAPEVRPSTSVDPSAQPPSDAEAPDVEQAETEEARRARLRAERLARARQQREQASAEAVATAQPEERQPEPEPEPELQLTPPAPTPPTPPPPPPQQEEERIAVRQHSENPDDPPPDTVYIADENNTVEEETVAEITNLDRDDVETSVGAELEQPTDPLEEEGNADDETLAESEDVDGSEERRPTPEEVTRRPRERPNTETRAEGRTTADAPADSRAERTPGGDGATGAAAQRQAGVRGRAGGGDPNAGGAAALLAAAQGDWTLRTPGSLGAGGGDGAGGVPIPQREAREGVPRGSTRGQADRGRRPGERTGRPGPDLTLRYSQLVDIVGEERLAEEREAHFAEQRSRIRGSSSGANWQQFRAALENYMPSVRPGAQTALNAARSPFATYVARIHDRLHQTYHDFVQNLPLEASGPFGDPNLRTLLEIVLNRDGSVHRVGVVRSSGLSMFDYGAYNAVMRGQPYPVAPDEILSGDGRIYMHWDFHRQQPYCHQSHARPYILPNIGGAREDELPVQQLQDSTLVPSDARVNYGVGGQSADDEALDDEELDDEELEEDEEGHDHEAEADPEPPAPRSRGPRL from the coding sequence GTGCGCCTGCCCTCCCTCGATACCACGTCGCTCATCCTGGCGTTGACGCTCTTCGCGTCCGTGGTCGCCCATGCGGGCGTGCACTACAGCCTGGGCGTGCTGGCCAAGGCACAGGCCCTCGAGGCGCTGCTGCGTGAGCGTGAGGCGGCTTCCCGGCGCGGCGATGGACGCGCGGTGCTGGAGTTCGAGCTGAGCGATGACCAGCGGCCCGCGCCCGAGGTGCGCCCCAGCACCAGCGTGGATCCGAGCGCTCAGCCACCCAGCGACGCCGAGGCTCCCGACGTGGAGCAGGCCGAGACCGAGGAGGCCCGCCGCGCACGTCTCCGGGCCGAGCGCCTCGCGCGCGCACGCCAACAGCGGGAGCAAGCCAGCGCGGAGGCGGTGGCCACCGCCCAGCCCGAAGAGCGGCAGCCCGAGCCCGAGCCGGAACCCGAGCTCCAGCTCACGCCGCCGGCGCCCACGCCGCCTACACCCCCGCCGCCACCGCCGCAGCAGGAAGAAGAGCGCATCGCGGTCCGGCAGCACTCCGAGAACCCCGACGATCCGCCGCCCGACACGGTCTACATCGCGGACGAGAACAACACCGTGGAAGAGGAGACCGTGGCGGAGATCACCAACCTCGACCGCGACGACGTGGAGACCAGCGTGGGCGCCGAGCTGGAGCAGCCCACCGACCCGCTCGAAGAAGAGGGCAACGCGGACGACGAGACGCTGGCCGAGTCCGAGGACGTGGACGGCAGCGAGGAACGCCGACCCACGCCGGAGGAGGTCACGCGGCGGCCGCGGGAGCGGCCCAACACCGAGACACGCGCCGAGGGGCGCACCACGGCCGACGCGCCAGCCGACTCGCGCGCGGAGCGCACACCGGGGGGCGATGGAGCGACCGGCGCAGCGGCTCAGCGGCAGGCCGGGGTGCGCGGGCGCGCGGGCGGAGGAGACCCGAACGCCGGCGGCGCGGCGGCCTTGCTGGCAGCCGCCCAGGGCGACTGGACGCTGCGCACGCCGGGCTCACTGGGCGCGGGCGGCGGCGATGGCGCAGGCGGCGTGCCCATCCCCCAGCGCGAGGCCCGTGAGGGCGTCCCGCGCGGCTCCACGCGTGGGCAGGCCGACCGCGGGCGGCGGCCGGGAGAGCGCACGGGGCGCCCTGGGCCAGACCTCACGCTGCGCTACAGCCAGCTGGTGGACATCGTGGGCGAGGAGCGCCTGGCCGAGGAGCGGGAGGCTCACTTCGCCGAGCAGCGCTCGCGCATCCGCGGCAGCTCGAGCGGCGCCAACTGGCAGCAGTTCCGCGCGGCGCTCGAGAACTACATGCCCAGCGTGCGGCCAGGCGCGCAGACGGCGCTCAACGCAGCGCGCTCACCCTTTGCCACCTACGTGGCGCGCATCCACGACCGGCTGCACCAGACCTACCACGACTTCGTGCAGAACCTGCCGCTCGAGGCCAGCGGGCCCTTCGGCGACCCCAACCTGCGCACGCTGTTGGAGATCGTGCTCAACCGCGACGGCAGCGTGCACCGCGTGGGCGTGGTGCGCTCATCGGGGCTCTCCATGTTCGACTACGGGGCCTACAACGCCGTGATGCGCGGCCAGCCATATCCGGTGGCGCCCGACGAGATCCTGAGCGGCGACGGGCGCATCTACATGCACTGGGACTTCCATCGCCAGCAGCCCTACTGCCACCAGAGCCACGCGCGCCCCTACATCCTGCCCAACATCGGCGGAGCGCGAGAAGACGAGCTCCCCGTGCAGCAGCTGCAAGACAGCACGCTGGTGCCGTCCGACGCGCGCGTGAACTACGGCGTGGGGGGCCAGAGTGCCGACGACGAGGCGCTGGACGACGAAGAGCTGGACGACGAAGAGCTCGAGGAGGACGAGGAGGGCCACGACCACGAGGCCGAAGCCGACCCCGAGCCCCCCGCACCGCGCAGCCGCGGGCCGCGCCTTTGA
- the queG gene encoding tRNA epoxyqueuosine(34) reductase QueG, with translation MSEPSGPDAGAELRRALTQRAHELGFARVGVARASALDEEGERLRAWLQAGHHDGMSWMADTADVRTDPRHPRMLEEAVSVVVLATPFLSRQEQPIGIGEGRVARYAFGRDYHNVLGRRLRKLERFLRDQGHRVRHSVDSRPVFERAWAVRAGLGFVGKNCCLIIPGLGSHVFLSTLVTSAFLPTDEPVREGCGRCTACLTACPTEAFVAPRELDARLCISNLTIEREDNAALALRPRIGDWLFGCDACQDVCPYNRTTPEPLDAAFEPHPRLREVDLPGLLRMEEEAFLLWSEGSPMRRSGIARLARNAAVVLGNVGTRVHLPVLQEASLSHPSDTVREAARWALGEIEGREGHPGGGGSQPASSSSSD, from the coding sequence TTGAGCGAGCCCAGCGGGCCTGACGCCGGCGCCGAGCTCCGCCGAGCGCTCACGCAGCGCGCTCACGAGCTGGGCTTCGCGCGCGTGGGGGTGGCCCGCGCCAGCGCCCTCGACGAAGAGGGTGAGCGTCTGCGCGCGTGGCTTCAGGCGGGCCACCACGACGGCATGAGCTGGATGGCCGACACGGCCGACGTGCGCACGGACCCGCGGCACCCGCGCATGCTGGAAGAGGCGGTGAGCGTGGTGGTGCTCGCCACGCCGTTCTTGTCGCGGCAAGAGCAGCCCATCGGCATCGGGGAAGGGCGCGTGGCGCGCTACGCCTTCGGGCGCGACTACCACAACGTGCTCGGCCGGCGCCTGCGCAAGCTGGAGCGCTTCCTGCGCGACCAAGGCCACCGCGTGCGCCACTCGGTGGACTCACGCCCCGTGTTCGAGCGCGCCTGGGCGGTGCGCGCGGGGCTCGGCTTCGTGGGCAAGAACTGCTGCTTGATCATCCCGGGCCTCGGCTCGCACGTGTTCTTGAGCACGCTGGTGACCAGCGCGTTCTTGCCCACTGACGAGCCCGTGCGCGAGGGCTGCGGGCGCTGCACGGCGTGCCTCACCGCGTGCCCCACCGAGGCGTTCGTCGCGCCGCGCGAGCTGGACGCGCGCCTGTGCATCAGCAACCTGACCATCGAGCGCGAGGACAACGCGGCCTTGGCGCTGCGCCCGCGCATCGGGGACTGGCTGTTCGGCTGCGACGCCTGCCAGGACGTGTGCCCCTACAACCGCACCACACCCGAGCCGCTCGACGCGGCGTTCGAGCCGCACCCGCGCCTGCGCGAGGTGGACCTGCCCGGCCTCCTGCGCATGGAAGAAGAGGCGTTCCTGCTGTGGTCCGAGGGCTCTCCCATGCGCCGCTCGGGCATCGCGCGCCTGGCCCGCAACGCTGCCGTGGTGCTGGGCAACGTGGGCACGCGCGTGCACCTGCCGGTCTTGCAGGAGGCCAGCCTCAGCCACCCGAGCGACACCGTCCGTGAGGCGGCCCGCTGGGCGTTGGGTGAGATCGAGGGCCGCGAGGGGCACCCCGGCGGAGGGGGCTCTCAGCCGGCTTCGTCGTCGTCGTCCGACTGA